In Arthrobacter sp. B3I4, the following proteins share a genomic window:
- a CDS encoding VOC family protein, with protein sequence MTLRWYSTVIESTDPRALARWWSEALGWEVMYEADDEVVLVPPWARELGEKLDFHQIPPGLVFVLVGHEKQSKNRLHLDFAPHISQDRDAEIERLIALGATRAEIGQGPDVSWEVLADPDGNEFCVLSSREF encoded by the coding sequence ATGACACTGCGCTGGTATTCCACCGTCATCGAGTCCACAGACCCCCGGGCCCTTGCCCGCTGGTGGTCCGAGGCCCTCGGTTGGGAGGTCATGTACGAGGCCGACGACGAGGTGGTCCTCGTCCCGCCCTGGGCCCGCGAACTCGGGGAGAAGCTCGACTTCCACCAGATCCCGCCGGGTCTCGTGTTCGTGCTGGTCGGGCACGAGAAGCAGTCGAAGAACCGGTTGCACCTCGACTTCGCCCCGCACATAAGCCAGGACCGTGATGCCGAGATCGAGCGGCTCATCGCGCTCGGCGCCACACGGGCCGAGATCGGCCAGGGCCCGGACGTGAGCTGGGAGGTATTGGCCGACCCCGACGGCAACGAGTTCTGCGTGTTGTCCTCTCGCGAGTTCTAG
- a CDS encoding DapH/DapD/GlmU-related protein, whose translation MAEIQGLHDLLTALNAGETIPGGSPHHEAMHAASQESLRITAELNGRYHSPREVRALISELTGCEVPESFQLFPPFSADFGKNIRFGADVFVNSGCRFQDQGGIDIGDGSLIGHNAVITTLNHDMLPSRRADMHPARVMIGLGVWFGANVTVLPGVTIGDGAVVGAGAVVTKDVPARAVVVGVPAKRVGTVPEG comes from the coding sequence ATGGCTGAAATTCAAGGTCTCCACGATCTTCTGACCGCACTAAACGCCGGAGAGACGATCCCCGGAGGATCGCCGCACCATGAGGCCATGCACGCCGCTAGCCAGGAGTCGCTGCGCATCACCGCTGAGCTGAACGGGCGCTACCACTCCCCCCGTGAAGTGCGGGCCCTAATTAGTGAGTTGACCGGGTGCGAGGTCCCCGAGTCCTTCCAACTTTTCCCGCCGTTCAGCGCTGACTTCGGCAAGAATATCCGTTTCGGCGCAGATGTGTTCGTCAACAGCGGCTGCCGGTTTCAAGACCAAGGCGGTATCGACATCGGCGATGGAAGCCTCATCGGCCACAACGCCGTAATCACGACCCTAAACCACGACATGCTGCCGAGCCGACGAGCCGACATGCACCCGGCCCGCGTAATGATCGGCCTGGGCGTGTGGTTTGGGGCAAACGTAACAGTCCTACCAGGCGTGACGATTGGCGATGGGGCAGTAGTGGGCGCGGGTGCGGTCGTCACAAAGGACGTGCCCGCGCGGGCAGTCGTCGTTGGTGTGCCAGCAAAGCGGGTGGGCACGGTCCCGGAAGGGTAA
- a CDS encoding KH domain-containing protein, translating into MNTTITALLIGAAILAAFSLWIFTHLKSQRSSRPRCAVPPVYTKHAKERMLERQVQQHHIEQVLAKPTRQIPDRDNESVRLEAQIDGRILKVWVVAEHWITANKAIVKTTAWADLVQTFQIPAGQTGIVIGPGGSSIRQIEAASNARISIGRTGMVTVSAGCAASVEKAKQMIFGVIDRAHGAGPSRYRAA; encoded by the coding sequence ATGAACACAACCATTACGGCGCTACTTATCGGAGCGGCTATTCTCGCTGCTTTTTCTCTTTGGATATTCACTCACCTGAAAAGCCAACGGTCATCCCGGCCCCGATGTGCTGTACCGCCCGTTTACACGAAGCATGCAAAGGAGCGGATGCTCGAACGCCAGGTACAGCAGCACCACATCGAACAGGTTCTTGCCAAGCCCACTCGACAGATCCCGGATCGGGATAATGAGAGCGTGCGCCTCGAAGCCCAGATTGATGGACGGATCCTGAAGGTGTGGGTAGTAGCAGAACACTGGATTACAGCAAACAAAGCGATAGTAAAGACGACGGCGTGGGCTGACCTAGTCCAGACGTTTCAGATCCCGGCTGGTCAAACTGGAATCGTCATCGGGCCTGGGGGCTCCAGCATTCGCCAGATCGAGGCCGCGTCGAACGCTCGGATAAGTATCGGCAGGACTGGGATGGTGACAGTTTCGGCCGGCTGTGCTGCGTCCGTTGAGAAGGCCAAACAGATGATCTTCGGAGTCATCGATCGCGCCCATGGCGCGGGCCCCAGCCGCTATCGAGCAGCCTGA
- a CDS encoding PH domain-containing protein, with protein MSTVPDAGNVEIFKARTNKWFAWLAWAVAAFGLAVTVASAGPAGLLSSPPLLLIAFLGWQFFWIPAVVVHDGGVTLDNPFRSVLVPWAALVHVDTRYALTLVTAHKSYAAWAAPAPGIWGGRNARPEDLHGLPDTSYGPGKSVRPGDLKTTDSGQAARLVRLRWQGLVDTGALATGEAATTAVIVKPRWAVIGVAVLLLAASYWTVAAA; from the coding sequence ATGAGCACTGTGCCCGATGCCGGAAACGTCGAAATCTTCAAGGCCCGGACCAACAAATGGTTCGCGTGGCTGGCCTGGGCGGTGGCGGCCTTCGGCCTGGCGGTCACAGTGGCCTCGGCGGGGCCCGCCGGCCTGCTCAGCAGCCCGCCGCTGCTGCTGATCGCGTTTTTGGGCTGGCAGTTCTTTTGGATTCCCGCCGTCGTAGTGCACGACGGCGGCGTCACCTTGGACAACCCGTTCCGGTCGGTCCTGGTGCCGTGGGCGGCCCTGGTGCACGTGGACACCCGCTACGCCCTGACCCTGGTCACGGCGCACAAGAGCTACGCGGCCTGGGCCGCTCCGGCTCCCGGAATCTGGGGCGGCCGGAATGCTCGTCCCGAGGATCTGCACGGGCTTCCGGATACCAGCTACGGGCCGGGGAAGTCGGTCCGCCCCGGTGACCTTAAAACCACCGACTCCGGCCAGGCTGCCCGCCTGGTGCGCCTGCGCTGGCAGGGATTGGTGGATACCGGTGCGCTGGCCACGGGCGAGGCAGCCACCACGGCCGTCATCGTGAAGCCCCGCTGGGCGGTGATCGGCGTCGCCGTGCTGCTGCTTGCGGCCAGTTACTGGACGGTCGCTGCCGCCTAG
- a CDS encoding ABC transporter permease, with protein MVTYIVRRLMTAALILLGASFLVYLLTAASGDPLEEFRVNNSPQKQALMDARTELLQLDVPAPVRYFRWLGGAAQCLIPFANSCDLGKNIAGQPVTDALGHALVQTLTLVTGATVLAILIGITLGIVTALRQYSALDYGVTFMAFLFFSLPIFWVAVLLKEFGAIGFNDFLRSPDVPLPAALGIGAALGLVAAVAAGGALKRRLTVGGVVFAFVSAVLIYFSATEWFKTPGLGPVVIAIAGVGIAFAVTLLSAGLKNRKALQSALIAVAVGVVLYFVVQPLLNEATLLMIVLLAAASILVGLGIGYVMGGYDRGQSMRAAAITSFLVGALILLDRYMQAWPTYFNNSRVRGRPIATIGANTPNIQGDFWVLGLDSFTHLILPTMALILISLASYTRFTRASMLEIMNMDYIRTARAKGVSERTVVMRHAFRNALIPIATIVAFDIGGLIGGAVITESVFSVRGMGFLFLDGITHIDPNPVMGVFLCVAITAMGFNLIADLAYSALDPRVRVKA; from the coding sequence ATGGTGACTTATATAGTCCGGCGGCTTATGACAGCCGCGCTCATTCTTCTCGGCGCTTCCTTCCTGGTGTACCTCCTGACAGCGGCGTCCGGAGACCCCCTCGAGGAATTCCGCGTCAACAACTCCCCGCAAAAACAAGCGCTGATGGACGCGCGCACCGAGCTCCTGCAACTGGATGTCCCGGCCCCCGTTCGCTACTTCAGGTGGCTCGGCGGGGCGGCACAGTGCCTCATCCCGTTCGCCAATTCCTGTGACCTTGGCAAGAACATCGCCGGCCAGCCCGTCACTGACGCCCTCGGCCACGCGCTCGTCCAGACCCTGACCCTCGTCACCGGCGCCACGGTGCTGGCCATTCTGATCGGTATCACGCTGGGCATCGTCACGGCCCTGCGCCAGTACAGCGCCCTGGACTACGGCGTAACGTTCATGGCCTTCCTGTTCTTCTCGCTGCCCATCTTCTGGGTCGCCGTCCTGCTGAAGGAATTCGGGGCCATCGGCTTCAACGACTTCCTCCGGAGCCCCGATGTGCCGCTGCCTGCGGCGCTGGGCATCGGTGCCGCGCTCGGTCTGGTGGCAGCCGTCGCCGCCGGCGGCGCCTTGAAACGGCGACTGACCGTCGGCGGCGTCGTCTTTGCCTTCGTCAGCGCGGTGCTCATCTATTTCTCCGCCACCGAGTGGTTCAAGACGCCCGGCCTTGGCCCGGTTGTCATCGCCATCGCCGGGGTGGGCATCGCCTTCGCCGTCACCTTGCTGTCCGCGGGACTCAAGAACCGCAAGGCGCTGCAGTCGGCCCTGATCGCCGTCGCCGTCGGCGTCGTCCTCTATTTCGTCGTCCAGCCGCTGCTGAACGAAGCGACCTTGCTGATGATCGTGCTGCTGGCAGCCGCCTCCATCCTGGTGGGCCTGGGCATCGGCTACGTCATGGGCGGCTACGACCGCGGCCAGTCGATGCGCGCCGCGGCCATCACGTCCTTCCTCGTCGGGGCGCTGATCCTGTTGGATCGCTACATGCAGGCCTGGCCCACCTACTTCAACAACAGCCGCGTGCGCGGGCGGCCGATTGCCACGATCGGTGCCAACACCCCAAACATCCAGGGGGACTTCTGGGTACTGGGCCTGGATTCGTTCACGCACCTGATCCTGCCCACGATGGCGCTGATCCTGATCTCCCTGGCCAGCTACACGCGCTTCACCAGGGCCTCGATGCTGGAAATCATGAACATGGACTACATCCGGACCGCCCGCGCGAAGGGCGTCTCGGAGCGCACCGTCGTGATGCGCCACGCTTTCCGCAACGCGCTGATTCCGATCGCCACCATCGTGGCGTTCGACATCGGCGGCTTGATCGGCGGTGCCGTCATCACCGAGTCCGTCTTCTCGGTCCGCGGCATGGGCTTCCTCTTCTTGGACGGCATCACCCACATCGACCCGAACCCGGTCATGGGCGTTTTCCTCTGTGTTGCCATCACGGCCATGGGTTTCAACCTGATTGCGGATCTCGCGTACTCCGCTCTCGATCCGCGCGTAAGGGTAAAAGCATGA
- a CDS encoding DUF4188 domain-containing protein, translating to MSEKVRTGRFTADPGAGPVTVFLIGMRANRWWKFGTVAQVGVAMPRMLAHLAKTPEAGLLGYQQWFGRTTIMVSYWKSPEHLQRFSADRSAPHLEPWRRFMRESAGTGDVGVWHETYVTAPGGRESVYSDMPVFGLAAATGHVPVGPGLNTARQRLEAEEVSRRLSEGPGTPS from the coding sequence ATGTCGGAAAAAGTACGCACAGGACGTTTCACTGCCGACCCCGGGGCCGGCCCGGTAACGGTCTTCCTGATCGGGATGCGCGCCAACCGTTGGTGGAAGTTTGGGACGGTGGCACAGGTAGGGGTGGCCATGCCCAGGATGCTTGCCCACCTAGCGAAGACGCCGGAGGCCGGCTTGCTGGGCTACCAACAATGGTTCGGCCGCACCACGATCATGGTCAGCTACTGGAAGAGCCCTGAGCATCTGCAGCGCTTCTCGGCCGACCGCTCGGCGCCGCACCTTGAGCCCTGGCGCCGGTTCATGCGTGAATCCGCAGGCACCGGCGACGTCGGGGTATGGCACGAGACCTACGTGACGGCGCCCGGCGGCAGGGAAAGCGTGTACAGCGACATGCCGGTCTTCGGCCTGGCGGCAGCTACCGGCCACGTCCCGGTGGGACCAGGACTGAACACCGCGCGCCAGCGTTTGGAGGCAGAGGAGGTGAGCCGCCGTCTGTCCGAAGGTCCGGGCACCCCATCATGA
- a CDS encoding class I SAM-dependent methyltransferase → MKADHYDSFARSYSAENESSLLNAYYERPAMIGLAGNVAGRRILDAGCGSGPLSAALRAKGAIMSGFDASPAMLDLARQRLGSSADLYVADLSKPLPFADDSFDDVVASLVLHYLEDWSGPLAELRRVLKPGGRLIVSVNHPAVSVVNYPSEDYFAIRQYAEDYEFDGDPAVLSFWHRPLSAMITAFTSAGYRIATLSEPGPAPDTPPEVLPPRIRNGERTAFLCFIFFVLEAEALRG, encoded by the coding sequence GTGAAAGCCGACCACTACGACAGTTTCGCCAGGAGCTATTCGGCGGAGAACGAGTCGAGCCTCCTCAACGCCTACTACGAGCGGCCGGCGATGATCGGGCTCGCCGGCAACGTGGCCGGCCGCCGCATCCTCGACGCAGGGTGCGGGTCCGGGCCCCTGTCCGCGGCTTTAAGGGCGAAAGGTGCGATCATGTCGGGCTTCGATGCCAGTCCTGCGATGCTCGATTTGGCACGGCAACGGCTCGGTTCCTCCGCGGACCTGTATGTCGCGGACCTCAGCAAGCCGCTGCCCTTCGCCGATGACTCCTTTGACGACGTCGTCGCATCCTTGGTCCTGCACTATCTTGAGGACTGGTCGGGGCCGCTTGCCGAACTGCGCCGCGTGCTGAAGCCCGGCGGGCGCCTGATCGTGTCGGTAAACCACCCCGCGGTCAGCGTGGTCAATTACCCGAGTGAGGATTACTTCGCCATCCGGCAGTACGCGGAGGATTACGAGTTCGACGGCGATCCTGCGGTCCTGAGTTTCTGGCACCGGCCTCTTTCCGCGATGATCACCGCCTTCACCTCGGCGGGGTACCGCATCGCCACGCTGAGTGAACCCGGGCCAGCCCCCGACACGCCGCCCGAGGTCCTGCCGCCGCGGATCCGCAACGGCGAGAGGACAGCCTTCCTGTGCTTCATCTTTTTCGTCCTCGAAGCCGAGGCCCTCCGCGGCTAA
- a CDS encoding ABC transporter family substrate-binding protein, giving the protein MRFGRISKAVGVAAAAALALSACAGNSGGTTPSSSAAAAKSGGSATVVEVNAFNTFNPNTADGNTDINSKISYATHSGFYYIDNKLNVVRNEKFGKMEKTSDNPLTVKYTINDGVKWSDGTPVTAADLLLQWAAFSGYYNDADAKAKTGTSYFSYAGDSTGIALTDFPEMGADGRSMTIKYSKPFADWEIALGGPGIDIPAHVLAKKAGLADTKAFVDLLKGMPRGDAKAPKPANAQLKAMGDMWNTGFDTKTLPADPSLYLSNGPFIVKSVNQDQSLTMVKNKDYNWGPEAKLDEITVRYIGEAPAQVQALKNGEADIIAPQASADTVEQLKALQSQGVTVDVGNQLSYDHIDLNYTGPFADKNVREAFMKAVPRKDIVDKIVKKLDDKAAPLDSQLFVPDQAAYADSVKENGSSAYKEADIEGAKKLLNGATPEVRIMYNKDNPNRVDSFSLIRESATKAGFKIVDGGLGKSDWGKALGKGGYDATIFGWINSGVGVSGVPQIFRTGNDSNFNKFSDPEADKLMDELIVTTDKTKQDDLIKQIDKKIWASAYGLPLFQAVGVEAYSDRITGVKYMPNQTGVWWNFWEWAQK; this is encoded by the coding sequence ATGCGCTTCGGTCGTATTTCCAAAGCAGTGGGGGTTGCGGCGGCTGCCGCGCTCGCACTGAGTGCCTGCGCCGGCAACAGCGGCGGGACAACCCCGTCGTCGTCGGCTGCGGCAGCCAAGTCAGGCGGATCGGCAACGGTCGTCGAGGTGAACGCGTTCAACACGTTCAACCCCAACACCGCTGACGGCAACACTGACATCAACTCGAAGATCAGCTACGCCACCCACTCGGGGTTCTACTACATCGACAACAAGCTGAACGTTGTGCGCAACGAAAAGTTCGGCAAGATGGAAAAGACCTCGGACAACCCGCTGACCGTCAAGTACACCATCAACGACGGCGTGAAGTGGTCCGACGGGACGCCCGTCACCGCCGCCGACCTCCTGCTGCAGTGGGCTGCCTTCTCCGGCTACTACAACGACGCCGACGCGAAAGCCAAGACCGGAACGTCGTACTTCTCCTACGCCGGTGACTCGACCGGCATCGCCCTCACCGACTTCCCGGAGATGGGCGCCGACGGCCGCTCCATGACGATCAAGTACTCCAAGCCCTTCGCGGACTGGGAAATCGCCCTCGGCGGCCCCGGCATCGACATCCCGGCGCACGTCCTGGCGAAGAAGGCCGGCCTGGCCGACACCAAGGCGTTCGTGGACCTGCTCAAGGGCATGCCCCGCGGTGACGCGAAGGCCCCGAAGCCGGCGAATGCTCAGCTCAAGGCCATGGGCGACATGTGGAACACCGGGTTCGACACCAAGACGCTCCCGGCAGACCCGAGCCTGTACCTGTCCAACGGTCCCTTCATCGTCAAGAGCGTGAACCAGGACCAGTCCCTGACCATGGTCAAGAACAAGGACTACAACTGGGGCCCGGAAGCCAAGCTGGACGAGATCACTGTCCGCTACATCGGCGAAGCTCCGGCCCAGGTCCAGGCGCTGAAGAACGGCGAAGCCGACATCATCGCCCCGCAGGCCTCCGCCGACACGGTCGAGCAGCTCAAGGCACTGCAGAGCCAGGGCGTCACCGTCGATGTCGGCAACCAGCTCTCCTACGACCACATCGACCTGAACTACACCGGCCCGTTCGCTGACAAGAACGTCCGCGAGGCCTTCATGAAGGCCGTCCCGCGCAAGGACATCGTGGACAAGATCGTCAAGAAGCTTGACGACAAGGCCGCCCCGCTGGATTCCCAGCTCTTCGTCCCGGACCAGGCTGCCTACGCTGACTCGGTCAAGGAGAACGGATCCTCCGCTTACAAGGAGGCTGACATCGAGGGCGCCAAGAAGCTCCTCAACGGTGCCACCCCGGAAGTCCGGATCATGTACAACAAGGACAACCCCAACCGCGTCGATTCCTTCTCGCTGATCCGCGAGTCGGCCACCAAGGCCGGCTTCAAGATCGTCGACGGCGGCCTGGGCAAGTCTGACTGGGGCAAGGCCCTGGGCAAGGGCGGCTACGACGCCACCATCTTCGGCTGGATCAACTCGGGCGTCGGCGTTTCCGGCGTTCCGCAGATCTTCCGGACCGGAAACGACTCCAACTTCAACAAGTTCTCCGATCCCGAGGCCGACAAGCTGATGGATGAACTGATCGTTACCACCGATAAGACCAAGCAGGACGACCTGATCAAGCAGATCGACAAGAAGATCTGGGCGTCCGCGTACGGCCTGCCGCTCTTCCAGGCGGTTGGTGTGGAAGCTTACAGCGACCGCATCACCGGCGTGAAGTACATGCCCAACCAGACCGGTGTCTGGTGGAACTTCTGGGAGTGGGCGCAGAAGTAG
- a CDS encoding TetR/AcrR family transcriptional regulator yields MARPVVHDETLRRRLLDTAAALIARDGAASVSLRSIAAAAGTSTTAVYSLFGGKAELLTAVLDDGFASFAAAQQEASSAGLEALGRAYRTWALEHPVLYGLMFGGSLASRVPCRPTPGAAQPSIAPLFAAVAAALPGAADDEIAAMVGVVWGQVHGLVSLELAGAPAAGWTWDAAYDAALGQIGRSLGR; encoded by the coding sequence ATGGCAAGACCCGTAGTCCACGATGAAACCCTGCGCCGGCGGCTGCTCGATACCGCTGCCGCTCTGATTGCGCGCGACGGCGCCGCGTCCGTATCGCTGCGCAGTATCGCCGCTGCCGCCGGCACGTCGACTACGGCGGTGTATTCACTCTTCGGGGGCAAGGCGGAACTGTTGACAGCCGTGCTCGACGACGGCTTCGCTTCCTTTGCTGCCGCCCAACAAGAGGCCTCCTCTGCCGGGCTCGAGGCGTTGGGCCGGGCCTACCGAACCTGGGCGCTGGAGCATCCGGTCCTCTACGGCCTTATGTTCGGCGGCTCACTGGCCAGCCGGGTGCCGTGCCGTCCGACGCCAGGAGCCGCTCAGCCCTCGATTGCGCCCCTGTTCGCGGCGGTTGCCGCAGCCCTGCCCGGAGCAGCAGACGACGAGATCGCCGCGATGGTCGGCGTTGTGTGGGGCCAGGTCCACGGGCTGGTGTCACTGGAGTTGGCTGGTGCACCGGCGGCCGGTTGGACCTGGGATGCGGCCTACGATGCCGCCCTTGGGCAGATTGGCCGCTCGCTGGGACGCTGA
- a CDS encoding ABC transporter ATP-binding protein — MTDFTTLDPAPAPTPGKGDAVLEVRDLSVDFGVDKKWVPAAIGLNYEVRAGEVLAIVGESGSGKSASSMALLGLLPSNSRVSGSVKLAGRELLGANESNIRSVRGKDVAVIFQEPMTALNPVYTVGAQIVETIRLHNEVSPDQARERAVRMLELVELPDPEKAFKSYPHQLSGGQRQRAMIAQSLSCDPKLLIADEPTTALDVTVQAEILDLMRNLRNKLDSAIVLITHDMGVVADLADRIAVMRRGLIVETGTAAEIFHNPQHEYTKALLAAVPHLGQGTAESDVDVTAALAAATQAEIQVIPRAELLRRERENAAALAAAEAAKPQGEPVLELTNVAIEYPKQGRVPAFRAVEGANLAIYQGQVVGLVGESGSGKTTIGRAAVGLLPVAAGTMKVVGQDISAAKKNGRQLHDMRRHVGMVFQDPSSSLNPRLPIGESIGEPMFLAKVAKGAELQSRIEALLDQVELPRDYRNRYPHELSGGQKQRVGIARALSLKPKLMVADEPTSALDVSVQAKVLELFQHLQKELGFACLFVTHDLAVVDVLADRICVMQRGRIVEQGTRDQILRNPQEPYTQRLLAAVPLPDPEKQRERRELRAQLLSGAS; from the coding sequence ATGACTGATTTCACCACCCTGGACCCGGCTCCGGCTCCCACGCCCGGAAAAGGCGACGCCGTGCTGGAGGTCCGCGACCTCAGCGTTGACTTCGGCGTGGACAAGAAGTGGGTACCCGCCGCGATCGGCCTGAACTACGAGGTGCGAGCCGGCGAGGTGCTGGCGATCGTGGGGGAGTCCGGATCCGGCAAGAGCGCCAGCTCGATGGCGCTGCTGGGCCTGCTGCCCAGCAACAGCCGGGTCAGCGGCAGCGTGAAGCTGGCCGGCAGGGAACTGCTCGGCGCCAACGAGTCAAACATCCGGTCCGTCCGCGGCAAGGATGTCGCGGTGATCTTCCAGGAACCCATGACGGCTCTGAACCCGGTCTACACCGTGGGCGCGCAGATCGTGGAAACCATCCGGCTGCATAACGAAGTCTCACCGGACCAGGCCCGGGAACGAGCCGTCCGGATGCTTGAACTGGTGGAATTGCCGGACCCGGAAAAGGCCTTCAAATCCTACCCGCACCAGCTCTCCGGCGGCCAGCGCCAGCGGGCCATGATCGCCCAGTCCCTCTCATGCGACCCGAAGCTGTTGATCGCGGACGAGCCCACCACGGCCCTCGACGTCACCGTCCAGGCGGAAATCCTGGACCTGATGCGCAACCTGCGCAACAAGCTTGACAGCGCCATCGTGCTCATCACCCACGACATGGGCGTGGTGGCCGACCTCGCGGACCGGATCGCGGTGATGCGCCGGGGCCTGATCGTGGAAACTGGCACCGCGGCGGAGATCTTCCACAATCCGCAGCACGAATACACCAAGGCACTGCTGGCCGCCGTCCCCCACCTCGGCCAGGGCACTGCGGAGAGCGACGTGGACGTCACGGCAGCCCTCGCCGCGGCGACGCAGGCCGAGATCCAGGTCATCCCGCGCGCGGAACTGCTTCGGCGCGAGCGTGAAAACGCGGCCGCGCTGGCCGCCGCCGAGGCCGCAAAGCCGCAGGGCGAGCCGGTCCTGGAGCTCACCAACGTGGCCATCGAGTACCCCAAGCAGGGCCGCGTGCCGGCGTTCCGCGCCGTCGAGGGCGCCAACCTTGCCATCTATCAGGGTCAGGTCGTTGGCCTCGTGGGCGAATCCGGCTCGGGCAAAACCACGATCGGCCGCGCAGCAGTCGGGCTGCTCCCCGTCGCCGCCGGCACTATGAAAGTGGTGGGGCAGGACATCTCCGCGGCTAAAAAGAACGGCCGGCAGCTGCACGACATGCGCCGGCACGTCGGCATGGTGTTCCAGGACCCCTCGTCCTCACTGAACCCGCGCCTGCCGATCGGAGAAAGCATCGGTGAGCCGATGTTCCTCGCCAAAGTCGCCAAGGGCGCGGAGCTGCAGTCGCGGATCGAAGCCCTGCTGGACCAGGTGGAGCTGCCGCGCGACTACCGCAACCGCTACCCGCACGAGCTCTCCGGCGGGCAGAAGCAGCGCGTGGGCATCGCCCGGGCACTGTCGCTGAAGCCGAAGCTGATGGTGGCCGACGAACCCACCTCGGCGCTGGACGTCTCCGTCCAGGCGAAGGTGCTTGAACTGTTCCAGCACCTGCAGAAGGAACTGGGCTTCGCGTGCCTCTTCGTCACCCACGACCTGGCGGTGGTCGATGTGCTGGCCGACCGGATCTGCGTGATGCAGCGCGGCCGGATCGTCGAACAGGGCACCCGCGACCAGATCCTGCGCAACCCCCAGGAGCCCTACACGCAGCGTCTCCTTGCGGCCGTTCCGCTGCCGGACCCGGAGAAACAGCGCGAGCGGCGGGAGCTGCGCGCCCAACTGCTGTCGGGGGCAAGTTAG
- a CDS encoding ABC transporter permease codes for MAEDAALGSTPAAGIEPVLEAKGLSQGQIVRKRFLGHTGAIIGLAVFAFIFLLAFTSVGYLGIPGWWKYDHEAVSPLVNDGAPTSSLWPLAWGEHPFGQDRIGRDLFAMTMRGAQQSITVMVVIGLIAGLLGVLVGAVSGYFRGWAEAVLMRLTDVIIIIPALLLAAVMAQMAGRRDSSSWFASFASSNGVLALGIFLGLISWVSLARLMRGEFLSLREREFVDAARISGASNARIIFKHILPNAVGVLIVNVTLTMSAAILTETALSFLGVGVKAPDTSLGLLISQNQQAFSTRPWLFWFPGLFIVLICLSINFIGDGLRDAFDPRQKKFNAKKVRGGTAPAGPPAAAPAAEKSAVTAFDGTKDS; via the coding sequence ATGGCCGAAGACGCCGCCCTGGGCAGCACGCCCGCGGCCGGAATCGAACCTGTCCTCGAAGCGAAGGGCCTGAGCCAGGGCCAGATCGTCCGTAAACGTTTTCTTGGGCACACCGGCGCGATCATCGGCCTGGCGGTCTTCGCCTTCATCTTCCTGCTCGCCTTCACGTCGGTGGGCTACCTGGGCATCCCCGGCTGGTGGAAGTACGACCACGAAGCAGTGTCGCCGCTAGTAAATGACGGCGCCCCGACCTCCTCGCTTTGGCCGCTGGCCTGGGGCGAGCACCCGTTCGGCCAGGACCGGATCGGCCGTGACCTGTTCGCCATGACCATGCGCGGCGCACAGCAGTCCATCACCGTGATGGTGGTGATCGGCCTGATTGCCGGCCTGCTCGGCGTCCTCGTCGGTGCGGTCTCCGGTTACTTCCGCGGCTGGGCCGAAGCGGTGCTGATGCGCCTGACCGACGTCATCATCATTATCCCCGCCCTGCTGCTCGCCGCAGTGATGGCCCAAATGGCCGGCCGCCGGGACTCCAGCAGCTGGTTCGCGTCCTTTGCGAGCAGCAACGGTGTGTTGGCCCTGGGCATCTTCCTCGGCCTGATCAGCTGGGTCAGCCTTGCCCGGCTGATGCGCGGCGAGTTCCTGTCACTGCGGGAGCGGGAGTTCGTCGACGCCGCGCGGATCTCCGGTGCGAGCAACGCGCGGATCATCTTCAAGCACATCCTGCCCAACGCCGTCGGGGTGCTGATCGTGAACGTCACGCTGACCATGTCTGCCGCGATCCTCACCGAAACGGCGCTGAGCTTCCTGGGCGTCGGCGTGAAGGCGCCGGACACCTCCCTGGGCCTGCTCATCTCGCAAAACCAGCAGGCCTTCTCCACCAGGCCCTGGCTGTTCTGGTTCCCGGGCCTGTTCATCGTGCTGATCTGCCTGAGCATCAACTTCATCGGCGACGGCCTGCGGGACGCGTTCGATCCGCGGCAGAAGAAGTTCAACGCCAAGAAGGTCCGCGGCGGCACCGCTCCTGCCGGACCCCCGGCTGCGGCGCCGGCGGCAGAGAAGAGCGCAGTCACCGCGTTCGACGGCACCAAGGACAGCTAG